In Pseudomonas fakonensis, one DNA window encodes the following:
- a CDS encoding MotA/TolQ/ExbB proton channel family protein, whose protein sequence is MWELVKSGGWMMLPIILSSIAAMAIVVERLWTLRASRVTPPHLLGQVWMWIKDKQLTSDKLKALRADSPLGEILAAGLANSRHGREIMKECIEEAASRVIHELERYISTLGTIAAMAPLLGLLGTVLGMIDIFSAFMGSQMTANAAVLAGGISKALVTTAAGLMVGIPAVFFHRFLLRRIDELVVGMEQEAIKLVEVLQGDREVEVAGGKA, encoded by the coding sequence GTGTGGGAATTGGTCAAGTCTGGTGGCTGGATGATGCTGCCGATCATCCTGAGCTCCATCGCCGCCATGGCGATCGTCGTCGAACGCCTGTGGACCTTGCGCGCCAGCCGCGTCACCCCGCCGCACTTGCTGGGCCAGGTGTGGATGTGGATCAAGGACAAGCAACTCACCAGTGACAAGCTCAAGGCCCTGCGCGCCGATTCGCCGCTGGGCGAGATCCTCGCCGCGGGCCTTGCCAACTCGCGCCATGGCCGTGAAATCATGAAAGAGTGCATCGAGGAGGCCGCCTCGCGGGTCATCCACGAGCTGGAGCGCTACATCAGCACCCTCGGCACCATCGCCGCCATGGCCCCGCTGCTGGGCCTGCTGGGCACGGTGTTGGGCATGATCGACATCTTCAGCGCCTTCATGGGCTCGCAGATGACCGCCAACGCCGCAGTGCTGGCCGGTGGTATTTCCAAGGCCCTGGTCACCACGGCGGCCGGCCTGATGGTTGGTATCCCGGCGGTGTTCTTCCACCGCTTCCTGCTGCGCCGCATCGACGAGCTGGTGGTGGGCATGGAGCAGGAGGCGATCAAGCTGGTGGAAGTGCTGCAGGGCGACCGTGAAGTGGAAGTGGCCGGAGGCAAGGCGTGA
- a CDS encoding ExbD/TolR family protein: MKFRRNRQRENVDINLASLIDVVFVLLLFFVVTTTFTRETQLRVELPEAASATPGQPDEGKLVEITISADGVYSVNNHLLPKSDLDTLTEAIQKESGGDTNLPLAISADGKTPHQAVITAMDAAGKLGFSKLRMTTVEAAQGNP; encoded by the coding sequence GTGAAGTTTCGGCGCAACCGTCAGCGCGAGAACGTCGATATCAACCTGGCATCGTTGATCGACGTGGTGTTCGTGCTGCTGCTGTTCTTCGTGGTCACCACCACCTTCACCCGCGAGACGCAACTGCGCGTCGAGCTGCCCGAGGCGGCCAGCGCCACCCCGGGGCAGCCCGATGAAGGCAAGCTGGTCGAGATCACCATCAGCGCCGACGGCGTGTACTCGGTGAACAACCACCTGCTGCCCAAGAGCGACCTGGACACCCTCACCGAGGCCATCCAGAAGGAGTCCGGCGGCGACACCAACCTGCCGCTGGCCATCAGCGCCGACGGCAAGACCCCGCACCAGGCGGTGATCACCGCAATGGATGCGGCCGGCAAGCTCGGCTTCAGCAAGTTGCGCATGACCACCGTCGAGGCCGCGCAGGGCAACCCCTGA